A stretch of Inquilinus sp. Marseille-Q2685 DNA encodes these proteins:
- a CDS encoding gamma-glutamylcyclotransferase family protein has product MHRRDLMISGLALLMLAGTASGAGAADWWGKKLPGQPQNFIFGYGSLINTASRTSTATKPIDAIPVRVSASFGYIRAWVDRARSGFTALGLRKPGAGEQAMTINGVLYPVEGDDMSLFDQREAGYKRMEVPRDAIEGVSWEQVPTEGKIWVYVSVGKDGTPGEGLQPPSADYPLLQSYVDVVIDGALEYGPDFARELIETTADWSPYWLNDRELPRRPWVYDKNYAIVDKLLEETAPAGSHLKDRLFPEVYAIRNVAPAAQ; this is encoded by the coding sequence ATGCACCGCAGAGACCTGATGATCTCCGGGCTTGCCCTGCTGATGCTGGCCGGAACGGCGTCCGGCGCCGGCGCCGCCGACTGGTGGGGCAAGAAGCTGCCCGGCCAGCCGCAGAACTTCATCTTCGGCTATGGATCGCTGATCAACACCGCGTCCCGCACCTCCACCGCGACCAAGCCGATCGACGCGATCCCGGTGCGGGTCTCCGCCTCCTTCGGCTACATCAGGGCCTGGGTCGACCGCGCCAGGTCGGGCTTCACCGCCCTCGGGCTGCGCAAGCCCGGCGCCGGCGAGCAGGCGATGACGATCAACGGCGTGCTCTATCCGGTCGAAGGCGACGACATGAGCCTCTTCGACCAGCGCGAGGCCGGCTACAAGCGCATGGAGGTGCCGCGCGACGCGATCGAGGGAGTGTCCTGGGAGCAGGTGCCCACCGAGGGGAAGATCTGGGTCTATGTCTCGGTCGGCAAGGACGGCACGCCCGGCGAAGGCCTGCAGCCGCCCTCGGCCGACTATCCCCTGCTGCAATCCTATGTCGATGTCGTGATCGACGGCGCCCTGGAATACGGCCCCGACTTCGCGCGCGAGCTGATCGAGACGACCGCGGATTGGAGCCCCTATTGGCTGAACGACCGCGAGCTGCCGCGCCGGCCCTGGGTCTACGACAAGAACTACGCGATCGTGGACAAGCTGCTGGAGGAGACGGCCCCGGCCGGTTCCCATCTCAAGGACCGTCTGTTCCCCGAGGTCTACGCGATCCGCAACGTGGCGCCCGCCGCCCAGTAG
- a CDS encoding TerC family protein, whose translation MEVVLGIDNLIFISILTNKLPEHQRSKARRIGIGLALFLRLALLGTVSIIVQLTEPVFEVLGHPFSWRDLILIGGGLFLVWKATKEIHHSVDPTPADDVFGTAKVTLGFGAAIGQILMLDLVFSLDSIITAVGMTDHVAIMVIAVIVAVAVMLAAADPLSRFIHANPTVGMLALGFLMMIGMTLIAEGFGAHVPKGYVYAAMAFSALVEGLNMLSRRAARRRAASADAAPRKPAG comes from the coding sequence ATGGAGGTCGTGCTCGGCATCGACAACCTGATCTTCATCTCGATCCTGACCAACAAGCTGCCGGAGCACCAGCGCAGCAAGGCGCGCCGGATCGGCATCGGGCTGGCGCTGTTCCTCCGGCTCGCCCTGCTGGGCACGGTCTCGATCATCGTCCAGCTCACCGAACCGGTGTTCGAGGTCCTGGGCCATCCCTTCTCCTGGCGCGACCTGATCCTGATCGGCGGCGGCCTGTTCTTGGTCTGGAAGGCGACGAAGGAGATCCATCACAGCGTCGACCCGACCCCGGCCGACGACGTCTTCGGCACCGCCAAGGTAACGCTGGGCTTCGGCGCGGCGATCGGGCAGATCCTGATGCTCGACCTCGTCTTCTCGCTCGACAGCATCATCACGGCGGTCGGCATGACCGACCATGTGGCGATCATGGTGATCGCCGTGATCGTCGCCGTGGCGGTGATGCTCGCCGCCGCCGATCCGCTGTCCCGCTTCATCCACGCCAACCCGACCGTGGGGATGCTGGCGCTCGGCTTCCTGATGATGATCGGGATGACGCTGATCGCGGAAGGCTTCGGCGCCCATGTGCCGAAGGGCTACGTCTACGCCGCCATGGCGTTCTCGGCCCTGGTCGAGGGGCTGAACATGCTGTCCCGCCGGGCCGCGCGGCGCCGGGCGGCATCGGCGGATGCCGCCCCGCGCAAGCCGGCGGGGTAG
- a CDS encoding ATP-binding protein, with protein MTGTRRRLGRFTDLPLKTKGIIVVAVPLALLLGALVFAFLADRQSAVAEDRIRLTLAIQSDIQEIHAQIAEAATGVRGYLLTGEDSFLAPYDRAVAGLPVVIERMGGRLVDPEQKERLQRIRTMVAAKLDSRAALRRAATAGPADQPALTVALAESKADLDALRAEIDTMTRREAELLAARSEVAEEARWRSQAQLVAAGVLGLGGALAAVILFSTGIVRRVHALEGAAHRLARGESVAAPHPAGDEIGHLEQALHQASILLRRREAELRESERNLVAAREEALQASRAKSEFLSRMSHELRTPLNSILGFAQLLELDLKDEEARESVAQILRAGRHLLSLVGEVLDLARIEAGGMDLAIEPLAVAELLAEAVTLAAPLGQPRGIALALAAPGGAGLSVLADRRRLLQVLLNLLSNAVKYNRDGGRVVLDHRPADSARVRITIRDTGPGIPPERAERLFAAFERLGADRSAAEGSGLGLALSRQLAEAMGGRLLHENLAEGGSAFHLELPRPRGQLDDGADEARGR; from the coding sequence ATGACCGGGACCCGCCGCCGGCTCGGACGCTTCACAGACCTGCCACTGAAGACCAAGGGTATCATCGTCGTCGCCGTGCCGCTCGCCCTGCTGCTCGGCGCCCTGGTCTTCGCCTTCCTGGCCGACCGGCAGAGCGCCGTTGCCGAGGACCGGATCCGCCTGACCCTCGCGATCCAGTCCGACATCCAGGAGATCCACGCCCAGATCGCCGAGGCGGCGACCGGCGTGCGGGGCTATCTGCTGACCGGGGAGGACTCGTTCCTGGCGCCCTATGACCGGGCGGTGGCCGGGCTGCCGGTGGTGATCGAGCGGATGGGCGGCCGCCTCGTCGACCCCGAGCAGAAGGAGCGGCTGCAGCGCATCCGGACCATGGTCGCGGCCAAGCTCGACAGCCGGGCGGCGCTGCGGCGGGCCGCAACCGCCGGCCCGGCGGACCAGCCGGCGTTGACCGTGGCATTGGCCGAGAGCAAGGCGGATCTCGACGCCCTGCGGGCGGAGATCGACACGATGACGCGGCGGGAAGCGGAGCTGCTGGCCGCCCGCTCCGAGGTGGCGGAGGAGGCGCGCTGGCGCTCCCAGGCCCAGCTGGTCGCGGCCGGGGTGCTCGGCCTCGGTGGCGCACTCGCCGCCGTCATCCTGTTCTCGACCGGCATCGTCCGCCGCGTCCACGCCCTCGAAGGGGCGGCGCATCGCCTGGCGCGCGGCGAGAGCGTCGCGGCGCCGCATCCGGCGGGCGACGAGATCGGGCATCTCGAACAGGCGCTGCACCAGGCCAGCATCCTGCTCCGTCGGCGCGAGGCCGAGCTGCGCGAGAGCGAGCGCAACCTGGTCGCCGCGCGGGAGGAGGCGCTGCAGGCCAGCCGGGCCAAGAGCGAGTTCCTGTCGCGCATGAGCCACGAGCTGCGCACGCCGCTCAACTCCATCCTCGGCTTCGCCCAGCTGCTGGAGCTGGACCTGAAGGACGAGGAGGCGCGCGAGAGCGTGGCGCAGATCCTGCGCGCCGGGCGGCACCTGCTGAGCCTGGTCGGCGAGGTGCTGGACCTGGCTCGGATCGAGGCCGGGGGGATGGACCTGGCGATCGAGCCGCTGGCGGTTGCCGAACTCCTGGCCGAGGCCGTGACGCTGGCCGCGCCGCTGGGACAGCCGCGGGGCATCGCGTTGGCGCTGGCGGCGCCCGGCGGCGCCGGCCTTTCGGTGCTGGCCGATCGGCGCCGGCTGCTGCAGGTGCTGCTCAACCTCCTGTCCAACGCGGTCAAGTACAACCGCGACGGCGGGCGCGTCGTCCTCGACCACCGGCCGGCAGATTCGGCGCGCGTCCGCATCACCATCCGCGACACCGGGCCCGGCATCCCGCCGGAACGGGCGGAGCGTCTGTTCGCGGCCTTCGAACGGCTCGGTGCCGACCGTTCCGCGGCGGAAGGCTCGGGCCTCGGTCTTGCGCTCTCGCGACAGCTCGCCGAGGCGATGGGCGGCCGGCTGCTCCACGAAAACCTGGCGGAAGGCGGTTCGGCCTTCCATCTTGAATTGCCGCGGCCGCGCGGCCAGTTGGACGACGGTGCCGATGAAGCGCGGGGCCGATGA
- a CDS encoding response regulator, whose product MPTTDLMRRSTILVVDDEPANVVLLERLLKREGFTRLLTTTDPRRALPLFQEHPVDLVLLDLMMPELDGYALLEAFSRLIPAQAYLPILVLTADVTLAARRRALSLGARDFLTKPFDAVEAVLRIFNLLETRLLTLELARHGLARPETERPLFE is encoded by the coding sequence ATGCCAACAACCGACCTGATGCGCCGGTCGACGATCCTGGTCGTCGACGACGAGCCGGCCAATGTCGTGCTGCTGGAGCGTCTTCTGAAGCGCGAGGGCTTCACCCGCCTGCTGACCACCACCGATCCGCGCCGGGCCCTGCCGCTGTTCCAGGAGCATCCGGTCGATCTCGTCCTGCTCGACCTGATGATGCCGGAGCTCGACGGCTATGCCTTGCTGGAGGCCTTCTCCCGCCTGATCCCGGCCCAGGCCTATCTGCCGATCCTGGTGCTGACCGCCGACGTCACTCTGGCCGCGCGCCGCCGTGCCCTCTCGCTCGGCGCCCGGGACTTCCTGACCAAGCCCTTCGACGCGGTCGAGGCGGTGCTGCGGATCTTCAACCTGCTCGAGACGCGGCTCCTGACGCTCGAGCTCGCCCGGCACGGCCTGGCGCGGCCCGAGACCGAGCGGCCGCTGTTCGAGTAG
- a CDS encoding ABC transporter ATP-binding protein: MAEHLLEVRDLAVRFHTAGGVVEAVKGISWHLDRGETLAILGESGSGKSVSASAILDLIDRPPGEITGGEILFDGRDLLRLSAEERRRINGRRIAMIFQDPLSHLNPVYSVGWQIVEAMTAHGEAKDTAVRRALELVRRVGIPDPEAALRKYPHQFSGGQRQRLMIAMALALKPDVLIADEPTTALDVTVQAEVLALLEELQQETGMGLLLITHDLGVVAEVADRVVVMNAGEIVETGSAAEVYHHPRHPYTRRLIAAAPGKGRMHDEPAAGAALLAVEGVAKSYGTYRALDGVSFALHRGETLAIGGESGSGKSTLARVLLQLDTPSGGRALWKGRDLFAMPPKELFGLRRQMQMVFQDPTQSLNPRMTVHDLIAEAWAIHPEILPKARWRERVAELLAQVGLPADCARRYPHQFSGGQRQRIAIARALALEPELIVCDEAVSALDVSVQAQVIALLDRLRRELGIAFIFIAHDLPVVRDFADRVIVMRAGRIVESGIVREIFEAPREPYTRALLAAGLDPDPQVQAARREERRRLAS; this comes from the coding sequence ATGGCTGAGCATCTGCTCGAGGTCCGCGACCTCGCCGTCCGCTTCCACACCGCGGGCGGTGTCGTGGAGGCCGTCAAGGGCATCAGCTGGCATCTCGACCGCGGCGAGACCCTGGCCATCCTGGGCGAGAGCGGCTCGGGGAAGTCGGTCTCGGCCTCGGCGATCCTGGACCTGATCGACCGGCCGCCGGGCGAGATCACCGGCGGCGAGATCCTGTTCGACGGCCGGGACCTGCTCAGGCTTTCGGCCGAGGAGCGGCGCCGGATCAACGGCCGGCGCATCGCCATGATCTTCCAGGACCCGTTGAGCCATCTCAACCCGGTCTACAGCGTCGGCTGGCAGATCGTGGAGGCGATGACCGCCCATGGCGAGGCGAAGGATACGGCCGTCCGCCGGGCGCTGGAGCTGGTCCGCCGGGTCGGGATTCCCGATCCGGAGGCGGCCCTGCGCAAATATCCCCACCAGTTCTCCGGCGGCCAGCGGCAGAGGCTGATGATCGCCATGGCGCTGGCGCTGAAGCCCGACGTGCTGATCGCCGACGAGCCGACGACCGCGCTCGACGTCACCGTGCAGGCGGAGGTGTTGGCCCTGCTGGAGGAGCTGCAGCAGGAGACCGGCATGGGCCTGCTGCTGATCACCCACGACCTGGGCGTCGTCGCCGAGGTGGCCGACCGCGTCGTGGTGATGAATGCGGGCGAGATCGTCGAGACCGGCAGCGCCGCGGAGGTCTACCACCATCCGCGCCACCCCTATACCCGCCGCCTGATCGCCGCCGCGCCCGGCAAGGGCCGGATGCATGACGAGCCGGCGGCCGGCGCGGCGCTGCTGGCGGTGGAGGGCGTCGCCAAATCCTACGGCACCTATCGGGCGCTCGACGGCGTCTCCTTCGCGCTGCATCGCGGCGAGACGCTGGCGATCGGGGGCGAGAGCGGCTCCGGCAAGTCGACCCTCGCCCGGGTGCTGCTGCAGCTCGACACGCCGAGCGGCGGGCGAGCCCTGTGGAAGGGCCGGGACCTCTTCGCCATGCCGCCGAAGGAGCTGTTCGGCCTGCGGCGGCAGATGCAGATGGTGTTCCAGGACCCGACCCAGTCGCTGAACCCGCGCATGACCGTGCACGACCTGATCGCCGAGGCCTGGGCGATCCATCCGGAGATCCTGCCGAAGGCCCGGTGGCGCGAGCGGGTGGCGGAGCTGCTGGCGCAGGTCGGGCTGCCCGCGGACTGCGCCCGGCGCTATCCGCACCAGTTCTCCGGCGGCCAGCGCCAGCGCATCGCCATCGCCCGCGCGCTGGCGCTGGAGCCGGAGCTGATCGTCTGCGACGAGGCCGTCTCCGCGCTCGACGTCTCGGTCCAGGCCCAGGTGATCGCGCTGCTCGACCGGCTGCGGCGGGAGCTCGGCATCGCCTTCATCTTCATCGCCCACGACCTGCCGGTGGTGCGGGACTTCGCCGACCGCGTCATCGTCATGCGCGCCGGCCGCATCGTCGAAAGCGGCATCGTGCGCGAGATCTTCGAGGCGCCGCGCGAGCCCTACACCAGGGCGCTGCTGGCGGCCGGGCTCGACCCCGACCCGCAGGTGCAGGCCGCCCGGCGCGAGGAACGGCGGCGGCTGGCGTCATAG